AAAATAATAATAAACCAATGTTATAAAAGTGTTTCCCTGTTCAAGACGGCCATTATGAAGAAGATAGTGACAGAGATAATCAAACAGCTAATGGCAGCGGTCATATTATCGGGAGTAAATTCTTTCTTGATACTTTTTATCAGTATTTTCATCGGGGTTTTATTTACTGCAAAGTTGTTGATGCTTAGTGTAGTATCATAAAGCAATCGTTGAAGGAAAAAAAGATGGGATAAACGGAATGTAAGTGGGTTTTTATCGAAAAACAGGCCTACTGGTCGTTTTTTTTGAGTAGAAGTATAGCGTCGAGAGATTTATGTAAAAAAGCATTTTCTTGTTCAAAAGAACTTTTCAAAGTTTTGAATAGTGTGAAGGAGGATTACCATACGCTTTTTTAAAAACTTTACTGAAAACGCTTAAATCACTAAAACCTAAAGTCTCTGAAACTTCACTTACCGATAAGTGGTTATTCTGTAGTAGCAGTTTTGCTCTGGCAATCTTTAATCTATTTACATATTGGTGTGGCGTTTTACCAAACGCTTTTTTGAACGAATCATAAAGGTGAAACTTCGACAACGAACAGACATTGGATAGCTCATCAATGGAAATTGGTCGGTTTATGTTATCGTGGATAAATTCATAGGCAACGAGCAATCTTTGTAATACCTCTTGTTTCGTAGACTCTTTTTTGACATCGATGCTATTTGATATCTTGTTTCCCAAGCGTTGCTCATCAAAGATGGTGTTTAATATTTCAACGGTCAATTCAAAAGGGCAGGTGTACTTGAACGTTCCCTGATTGGATAAATCATAGATGTATTGAAGCAAACGCCCTGATGAATAATGATTTACATTGAGCATCTTTTCAATAAAAAAAGGGTTTTCATGTATTTTACCATCAGGACTGTCCAATTTATCAACGGTATCTTTTTTTAGGTAAAAATTAAATTGGTTTAGGGTATCGTTGCATACGGCAAAAC
The nucleotide sequence above comes from Flagellimonas sp. HMM57. Encoded proteins:
- a CDS encoding helix-turn-helix transcriptional regulator; amino-acid sequence: MTPLNYTDRFYNHFERTSYNISFKDTTKDKVTYAKKQNNVLLRYRMRIPEFKFQKTNLTIRYFKEGTGEYFFKNKRIKVEDNKFLITNPNDGWEYINEKNGHVDILSFAVCNDTLNQFNFYLKKDTVDKLDSPDGKIHENPFFIEKMLNVNHYSSGRLLQYIYDLSNQGTFKYTCPFELTVEILNTIFDEQRLGNKISNSIDVKKESTKQEVLQRLLVAYEFIHDNINRPISIDELSNVCSLSKFHLYDSFKKAFGKTPHQYVNRLKIARAKLLLQNNHLSVSEVSETLGFSDLSVFSKVFKKAYGNPPSHYSKL